A single window of Leclercia adecarboxylata DNA harbors:
- the dkgB gene encoding 2,5-didehydrogluconate reductase DkgB — translation MTIPAFGLGTFRLKDDVVIASVKTALELGYRTVDTAQIYDNEAAVGQAIEESGVPRDELFLTTKIWIENLSKEKLIPSLKESLKKLRTDYVDLTLIHWPSPNDAVSVEEFMQALLEAKAQGLTREIGISNFTIPLMEKAIAAVGAENIATNQIELSPYLQNRQVVEWAQQHGIHITSYMTLAYGKALKDETILRIAAKHNATAAQVILAWAMGEGYAVIPSSTKRENLASNLRAQDLTLDQDDKKAIAALDCNDRLVSPEGLAPKWD, via the coding sequence ATGACTATCCCTGCATTTGGTCTAGGCACTTTCCGCCTGAAAGACGACGTTGTTATCGCATCCGTTAAAACTGCTCTTGAACTCGGCTATCGCACGGTTGATACCGCGCAGATCTACGATAACGAAGCTGCGGTCGGCCAGGCTATCGAAGAGAGCGGCGTACCGCGCGACGAACTTTTTCTCACCACCAAGATCTGGATTGAAAATCTCAGCAAAGAGAAGTTGATCCCAAGCCTGAAAGAGAGCCTGAAAAAACTGCGCACCGATTATGTCGATCTGACCCTGATCCACTGGCCATCCCCGAACGATGCCGTGTCAGTTGAAGAGTTTATGCAGGCATTGTTGGAAGCCAAAGCCCAGGGACTGACGCGTGAAATTGGTATTTCTAACTTCACTATCCCGTTGATGGAAAAGGCGATTGCGGCTGTTGGCGCAGAAAATATCGCGACCAACCAGATCGAACTTTCTCCTTATCTGCAGAACCGTCAGGTGGTGGAATGGGCGCAGCAGCACGGCATCCATATCACCTCTTATATGACGCTGGCTTATGGTAAAGCGCTGAAAGACGAAACCATTCTGCGCATTGCTGCCAAACATAATGCCACCGCTGCGCAGGTTATCCTGGCGTGGGCAATGGGGGAGGGTTATGCGGTGATCCCTTCTTCAACCAAACGTGAGAATCTGGCAAGCAACCTGCGGGCCCAGGATCTGACGCTGGATCAGGACGATAAAAAAGCGATCGCCGCACTGGATTGCAACGATCGCCTGGTGAGCCCGGAAGGCCTGGCGCCGAAGTGGGATTGA
- the yafC gene encoding DNA-binding transcriptional regulator YafC, whose protein sequence is MKATSEELAIFVAVVESGSFSRAAEQLGQANSAVSRSVKKLEMKLGVSLLNRTTRQLSLTEEGERYFRRVQSILQEMAAAETEIMETRSTPRGLLRIDAATPVVLHFLMPLIKPFRERYPEMTLSLVSSETFINLIERKVDVAIRAGTLTDSSLRARPLFTSYRKIIASPAYIARFGKPETIDELKQHLCLGFTEPVSLNTWPLACHDGQLHEVVSGLSSNSGETLKQLCLEGNGIACLSDYMIDKEIARGELVELMADKRLPVEMPFSAVYYSDRAVSTRIRAFIDFLSEHVKQLPKEL, encoded by the coding sequence ATGAAAGCAACCTCTGAGGAACTGGCGATCTTTGTCGCCGTCGTAGAGAGCGGCAGCTTTAGCCGCGCCGCCGAACAGCTGGGTCAGGCCAATTCTGCCGTCAGCCGTTCGGTCAAAAAGCTGGAGATGAAGCTGGGTGTCAGCCTGCTGAACCGGACTACCCGGCAGCTCAGCCTGACTGAGGAAGGCGAACGCTATTTCCGCCGCGTGCAGTCTATCCTGCAGGAGATGGCGGCGGCAGAAACAGAGATTATGGAGACGCGCAGCACGCCGCGCGGCCTGCTGCGCATTGACGCCGCCACGCCCGTGGTACTGCACTTCCTGATGCCTTTAATTAAACCTTTCCGCGAACGTTATCCGGAAATGACGTTGTCTCTGGTCTCGTCAGAAACCTTTATCAATCTGATTGAGCGCAAGGTGGATGTGGCGATCCGCGCCGGGACGCTGACCGATTCCAGCCTACGGGCACGCCCGTTGTTCACCAGCTATCGTAAAATCATTGCCTCTCCGGCCTATATTGCCCGTTTCGGCAAGCCTGAGACGATTGATGAGCTAAAGCAGCATCTGTGCCTGGGCTTTACGGAGCCGGTATCCCTTAACACCTGGCCCCTCGCCTGCCACGATGGCCAGCTTCATGAAGTGGTCAGTGGTTTATCGTCCAACAGCGGCGAGACGCTCAAGCAGTTATGCCTTGAAGGGAACGGGATTGCTTGTCTTTCGGATTATATGATTGATAAAGAGATTGCACGGGGGGAGTTAGTCGAGCTGATGGCCGATAAACGTCTGCCGGTAGAGATGCCCTTCAGTGCGGTCTACTACAGCGACAGAGCAGTGAGCACCCGGATACGGGCATTTATCGACTTTCTGAGCGAGCATGTAAAACAGCTCCCTAAGGAGCTGTAA
- a CDS encoding MFS transporter, protein MPLALLALTISAFAIGTTEFVIVGLVPTIADQLTISLPSAGLLVSIYALGVAIGAPVLTALTGRLPRKQLLMALMVLFTAGNILAWQAPDYTTLVIARLLTGLAHGVFFSIGSTIATSLVPKEKAASAIAIMFGGLTVALVTGVPLGTFIGQHFGWRETFLAVSLLGVIALISSLVLIPSNIPGRAAATLRDQLKVLTHPRLLMIYAITALGYGGVFTAFTFLAPMMQDLAGFSPSAVSWILLGYGVSVAIGNIWGGKLADKHGAVPALKIIFAALVVLLLIFQFTASMQYAALATVLVMGIFAFGNVPGLQVYVVQKAELYTPNAVDVASGLNIAAFNVGIALGSIIGGQTVEHFGLAQTPWIGAVIVLAAFLLIGLSGRLDKPARVVLG, encoded by the coding sequence ATGCCTCTGGCGCTACTTGCCCTGACGATCAGTGCCTTCGCAATCGGCACAACCGAGTTTGTAATTGTAGGACTGGTTCCTACGATTGCTGACCAACTTACCATCTCCCTGCCTTCTGCTGGTTTGCTGGTCTCTATCTATGCCCTCGGCGTGGCGATCGGCGCGCCTGTGCTGACAGCCCTTACAGGCCGCCTGCCGCGTAAACAGCTGCTGATGGCGTTGATGGTGCTGTTCACCGCCGGCAATATTCTTGCCTGGCAGGCGCCTGATTACACGACCCTGGTGATTGCCCGTCTACTGACCGGCCTTGCCCATGGGGTCTTCTTCTCTATCGGCTCGACCATCGCGACAAGTCTGGTGCCAAAAGAGAAAGCCGCCTCAGCCATTGCCATCATGTTCGGTGGTTTAACCGTGGCGCTGGTTACCGGGGTCCCGCTGGGCACCTTTATCGGTCAGCATTTTGGCTGGCGTGAAACTTTCCTCGCGGTCTCTCTGCTTGGGGTGATCGCCTTGATCAGTAGTCTGGTGCTGATCCCGTCGAACATTCCGGGGCGTGCGGCAGCGACGCTGCGCGATCAGCTGAAGGTGCTGACCCACCCCCGTCTGCTGATGATCTATGCCATTACCGCGCTGGGATATGGCGGCGTGTTTACCGCCTTTACCTTCCTCGCGCCAATGATGCAGGATCTGGCCGGGTTCTCACCGAGTGCGGTCAGCTGGATCCTGCTGGGCTATGGCGTGTCGGTGGCGATCGGCAACATTTGGGGCGGCAAGCTGGCCGATAAGCACGGCGCCGTTCCGGCACTGAAAATTATCTTTGCCGCACTGGTTGTTCTGCTACTGATCTTCCAGTTCACCGCCTCGATGCAGTATGCCGCGCTGGCGACAGTACTGGTGATGGGGATCTTCGCCTTCGGTAACGTACCGGGCCTGCAGGTCTACGTGGTACAGAAAGCCGAGCTGTATACCCCGAATGCCGTGGATGTGGCGTCTGGGTTGAATATTGCTGCTTTCAACGTGGGCATCGCGCTGGGGTCTATTATTGGCGGACAGACTGTGGAGCACTTCGGTCTGGCACAAACGCCGTGGATTGGGGCGGTTATCGTTCTCGCGGCATTTCTGTTGATTGGCCTCAGCGGTCGCCTGGATAAGCCCGCTCGTGTGGTGCTGGGATAA
- a CDS encoding endonuclease/exonuclease/phosphatase family protein, with translation MRKNTYAMRYVAGQPAERILPPGSFASIGQALPAGAPLSSDEKIRVLVWNIFKQQRAEWLSVLQNFGKDAHLVLLQEAQTTPELVRFATTNYLAADQVPAFVLPQHPSGVMTLSAAHPVYCCPLREREPLLRLAKSALVTVYPLPDTRLLMVVNIHAVNFSLGVDVYSKQLLPIGDQIAHHSGPVVMAGDFNAWSRPRMNALYRFAREMSLREVRFTDDQRRKAFGRPLDFVFYRGLNVHEASVLVTRASDHNPLLVEFSPGKPER, from the coding sequence GTGCGAAAAAATACCTATGCCATGCGTTATGTTGCCGGACAACCCGCGGAGAGGATCTTACCTCCGGGGTCGTTTGCGAGCATTGGCCAGGCGTTGCCCGCCGGCGCACCTTTAAGCAGTGATGAAAAAATCCGGGTGCTGGTGTGGAATATCTTCAAACAGCAGCGCGCCGAATGGTTATCCGTTCTGCAGAATTTTGGTAAGGATGCCCACCTGGTGCTGTTGCAGGAGGCGCAAACCACCCCTGAGCTGGTCAGGTTTGCGACCACTAACTACCTCGCGGCTGACCAGGTTCCGGCCTTTGTCCTCCCTCAGCATCCGTCGGGAGTGATGACACTCTCTGCCGCGCATCCTGTTTATTGCTGCCCGCTGCGCGAACGTGAACCGCTCCTGCGCCTGGCAAAATCTGCCCTGGTCACCGTCTACCCATTGCCGGACACCCGTCTGCTGATGGTGGTGAATATTCATGCGGTCAATTTCAGCCTCGGCGTTGACGTCTACAGCAAACAGTTACTGCCCATCGGCGATCAGATCGCGCATCACAGCGGTCCGGTCGTCATGGCCGGTGATTTCAATGCCTGGAGCCGCCCGCGGATGAATGCGCTTTATCGCTTTGCGCGTGAGATGTCGCTGCGCGAAGTTCGTTTTACCGATGACCAGCGTCGCAAGGCGTTTGGCCGTCCCCTCGATTTTGTCTTCTATCGTGGTCTGAACGTGCACGAAGCCTCAGTGCTGGTGACGCGTGCCTCCGATCACAATCCGCTACTAGTCGAATTCAGTCCCGGCAAGCCTGAACGATAG
- a CDS encoding class I SAM-dependent methyltransferase, protein MTTQSHHDNVEKQFGSQAKAYLTSAVHASGRDLQRLAERLADFPDANVLDLGCGAGHASFVAAQQVAHVTAYDLSSQMLEVVSAAASEKGLGNIATRQGYAESLPFADSSFDIVISRYSAHHWHDVGQALREVKRVLKPGGLVIIMDIMSPGHPVRDIWLQTVEALRDTSHVRNYSSGEWLSMFTEAGLITRTLQTDRLTLEFSSWIARMRTPEALSQAIRLYQQSASAEVKAYFELQEEGSFTSDTLFAEARKAG, encoded by the coding sequence ATGACAACACAGTCCCATCATGACAACGTAGAAAAACAGTTTGGCTCCCAGGCGAAGGCCTATCTCACCAGCGCAGTTCACGCATCCGGCCGCGATCTGCAGCGTCTGGCTGAACGTCTGGCCGACTTCCCCGATGCCAACGTGCTGGATTTAGGCTGCGGGGCGGGCCATGCCAGCTTTGTGGCGGCACAGCAGGTTGCGCATGTGACGGCTTACGACTTATCCAGCCAGATGCTGGAGGTGGTCTCTGCGGCCGCCAGTGAGAAGGGACTGGGGAATATCGCCACCCGCCAGGGCTATGCCGAATCATTACCCTTTGCCGATAGCTCCTTTGATATCGTCATCAGCCGCTACTCGGCGCATCACTGGCACGATGTTGGCCAGGCGTTGCGCGAGGTTAAACGGGTGCTGAAGCCGGGCGGTCTGGTGATCATCATGGATATTATGTCGCCGGGCCATCCGGTGCGGGATATCTGGTTGCAGACGGTTGAAGCCCTGCGTGATACCTCCCATGTGCGCAATTATTCCAGCGGCGAGTGGTTATCAATGTTTACGGAAGCCGGGCTGATTACGCGCACGTTGCAGACTGACAGGCTGACGCTGGAGTTCTCGTCGTGGATTGCCCGTATGCGCACGCCTGAGGCGTTAAGCCAGGCGATCAGGCTGTATCAGCAGAGTGCCTCCGCGGAGGTGAAAGCCTACTTTGAGCTGCAGGAAGAGGGCTCATTCACCAGCGATACGCTCTTCGCTGAAGCCCGGAAGGCGGGATAA
- the mltD gene encoding murein transglycosylase D, whose protein sequence is MKAKAILLASVLLVGCQASQNTGNVQQHAQSLSAAGQGEAGKFTSQSRWADDGTSFAQDQDLWVSIGDELKMGIPENSRIREQKQKYLSNKSYLHDVTLRAEPYMYWIAGQVKKRNMPMELVLLPIVESAFDPHATSGAKAAGLWQIIPSTGRNYGLKQTRNYDARRDVVASTTAALDMMQRLNKMFDGDWLLTVAAYNSGEGRVLKAMKANKARGKPTDFWSLPLPRETKLYVPKMLALSEIFKNSQQYGVKLPTSDESRALARVRINNPVELRQVADMAGISVTKLKAFNAGVKGSTLGNSGPKYVLVPQKHAEQLRVSLAAGEIAAVQSTLIADNSPVNSRSYQVRTGDTLSGIASRLGVSTKDLQQWNKLRGSTLKVGQNLTIGAGNSAQRLANNSDSITYRVQKGDSLSSIAKRHGVNIKDVMRWNSDTDNLQPGDRITLFVKNNATPDS, encoded by the coding sequence ATGAAGGCAAAAGCGATATTACTCGCCTCTGTCCTGCTTGTGGGTTGCCAGGCGTCTCAGAACACTGGCAACGTACAACAGCACGCACAGAGCCTTTCTGCAGCTGGTCAAGGGGAAGCAGGGAAGTTTACAAGTCAATCGCGATGGGCAGACGATGGGACGTCTTTCGCACAGGATCAAGACTTGTGGGTCTCTATTGGCGACGAGCTAAAGATGGGAATTCCGGAAAACAGCCGGATTCGCGAACAGAAACAGAAGTATTTAAGCAATAAGAGCTATCTCCACGATGTAACTTTACGGGCAGAGCCGTATATGTACTGGATAGCAGGGCAAGTTAAGAAACGCAACATGCCCATGGAACTGGTACTACTACCCATAGTGGAGAGCGCTTTTGACCCACATGCAACGTCTGGCGCCAAGGCCGCAGGCCTTTGGCAGATCATACCGAGCACAGGGCGAAATTATGGTTTAAAACAGACCCGCAACTACGATGCGCGTCGTGATGTGGTCGCTTCGACGACTGCAGCACTCGACATGATGCAACGTCTGAACAAGATGTTCGACGGTGACTGGCTGCTGACTGTCGCTGCGTATAACAGCGGTGAGGGTCGTGTACTGAAGGCAATGAAAGCGAATAAAGCACGGGGTAAACCTACCGACTTTTGGTCGCTTCCACTGCCACGGGAAACCAAATTATACGTACCAAAAATGCTGGCTTTGAGTGAAATATTCAAAAACAGCCAACAGTACGGCGTGAAGCTGCCGACCTCGGACGAGAGTCGTGCCCTGGCGAGAGTGCGTATCAACAACCCTGTTGAATTGCGACAGGTTGCAGATATGGCAGGTATCTCGGTCACCAAACTGAAAGCCTTCAACGCAGGTGTGAAGGGCTCCACGCTTGGTAACAGCGGGCCGAAGTACGTTCTGGTGCCGCAGAAACACGCTGAACAGTTACGGGTATCTTTGGCAGCGGGTGAAATTGCTGCGGTTCAGTCTACGCTGATCGCGGATAATTCACCGGTTAACAGCCGTAGCTATCAGGTACGTACAGGCGATACGCTTTCAGGTATTGCATCACGTCTTGGCGTGAGCACGAAAGATCTGCAGCAGTGGAACAAGCTGCGCGGCTCTACTCTGAAAGTGGGTCAGAACCTGACGATTGGTGCGGGTAACAGCGCGCAGCGTCTCGCCAATAACAGCGATAGCATTACCTATCGCGTGCAAAAAGGCGATTCGCTCTCGAGTATTGCTAAGCGTCACGGCGTGAACATCAAAGATGTGATGCGCTGGAACAGCGATACCGACAATCTGCAGCCTGGCGATCGGATAACGTTGTTTGTGAAAAACAACGCCACCCCGGATTCCTGA
- the gloB gene encoding hydroxyacylglutathione hydrolase, whose product MNLISIPAFQDNYIWVLTDDEGRCIIVDPGEAEPVLKAIEQNHWQPEAILLTHHHHDHVGGVAAICAKFPHLVVYGPAETQDKGATRVVEDGEKILILASEFSVIATPGHTLGHISFFSFPYLFCGDTMFSGGCGRLFEGTPAQMYQSFQKINALPEDTLICCAHEYTLANMKFAMHVLPEDVAIQDYYRKVNELRAKNQKTLPGILKNERKINLFLRTDDIDLTNKINEETNMQQPEEFFAWLRAKKDNF is encoded by the coding sequence ATGAATCTTATCAGTATTCCTGCTTTTCAGGACAATTACATCTGGGTTTTAACCGATGATGAGGGACGTTGCATTATTGTCGATCCTGGCGAGGCAGAGCCGGTACTGAAGGCCATTGAGCAAAACCACTGGCAACCAGAAGCGATCCTGCTGACGCATCATCACCACGACCATGTGGGCGGCGTAGCGGCAATCTGTGCAAAATTTCCGCATCTTGTGGTCTATGGCCCCGCAGAGACACAAGATAAGGGAGCGACCCGCGTAGTCGAAGATGGAGAAAAGATCCTCATTCTCGCGTCGGAGTTTTCCGTAATTGCCACACCCGGTCACACTTTAGGACATATCTCGTTCTTCAGTTTTCCTTATCTTTTCTGTGGCGATACAATGTTCTCTGGCGGCTGCGGAAGGCTGTTCGAAGGCACGCCAGCCCAGATGTACCAGTCCTTCCAGAAAATTAACGCACTTCCCGAAGATACCCTCATTTGCTGCGCGCACGAATACACTTTAGCGAATATGAAGTTTGCAATGCACGTTCTGCCAGAGGATGTGGCGATTCAGGATTATTACCGCAAAGTGAATGAGTTACGAGCAAAAAACCAAAAAACACTCCCCGGAATTCTGAAAAATGAACGTAAAATTAATTTATTTCTCAGAACAGATGATATTGATTTAACTAACAAAATTAATGAAGAAACAAATATGCAACAACCAGAAGAGTTTTTCGCATGGTTAAGGGCGAAGAAAGATAACTTCTGA
- a CDS encoding class I SAM-dependent methyltransferase, with protein sequence MKPARIPQIVSAPAHWAELPWGEYYREALEQQLKPWFAKMYGFHLLKIGNLSAEINSESCAISHQVNVSLGGEPVQVKANPLHLPFAEKSVDACLLAHALPWCDDPHRLLREADRVLIDDGWLVISGFNPMSLMGLRKLVPVLRRTPPYNSRMFTLMRQLDWLSLLNFEVMHHSGFQVLPWTRQGGKMLTTHFPALGCMQLIVARKRTIPLTLNPMKQSKAKTRLRAAVGATRQYRKP encoded by the coding sequence ATGAAACCGGCAAGGATACCTCAGATTGTCTCAGCACCTGCACATTGGGCGGAATTGCCCTGGGGTGAATACTATCGCGAAGCGCTTGAGCAGCAGCTTAAGCCCTGGTTTGCGAAAATGTATGGTTTTCACCTGCTTAAGATTGGCAATCTGAGCGCAGAAATCAACTCTGAAAGCTGCGCGATTTCACATCAGGTCAACGTTTCGCTGGGGGGCGAGCCGGTTCAGGTGAAGGCCAATCCGCTGCATCTGCCGTTTGCGGAAAAATCTGTCGATGCCTGCCTGCTGGCGCATGCGCTGCCCTGGTGCGACGATCCGCACCGGTTACTGCGCGAAGCAGACCGGGTGCTGATTGACGATGGCTGGCTGGTGATCAGCGGATTTAACCCGATGAGTCTGATGGGCTTACGCAAGCTGGTGCCGGTGCTGCGCCGTACCCCGCCGTACAACAGCCGGATGTTCACCCTGATGCGCCAGCTGGACTGGCTATCGCTGCTCAACTTTGAGGTGATGCACCATAGCGGTTTTCAGGTCTTACCCTGGACGCGGCAGGGCGGGAAGATGCTCACCACCCATTTCCCGGCGCTGGGCTGTATGCAGCTGATTGTGGCGCGCAAGCGAACCATCCCCCTGACGCTCAATCCCATGAAGCAAAGCAAGGCGAAAACGCGTTTGCGTGCCGCCGTCGGCGCCACGCGACAATACCGTAAGCCCTGA